aggaagtatgaaccgggcttaagtagtgttactgcaaaccatttAAATTCATCAttcttttgttgtgtttatcaggcctgccgtcaatttcaccaaactcatccaaacttaggattaatctgagGACTTGGGACAAGTTAAGTTCCTTATCTGAagcgtaggacgcattgaaaccatcctaagttaggacgggttaatCGTCCTAGcttgagataggattgatcctagcgttttgtgaaatcgggcgATGTACGCTTTGTTTTTGACAGGGTGAGGGCAAGCACTCACCTCCGTTGcgtccgtgaagtatcaggcctggtttattttttagaacCATTTTGTACTAAAGTTATATGCTTATGTTTTTCCAACTGTCAATCTGTTTGTAGGTTGGGAAAAAGAAGAGAGGCCCAAGCTTTGTTGTGTCGGAAAATGCCAACAGGAAAAAGATCGCAAAATACAGTGCCGGAGAGGAAACCTCAAAACCAACAGAGAAAAAACTGAAGAAAaggaacaaacaaataaaaacacaaagatGATAACATTAGAGGCTTCACAcaatacctacatgtatttaaccTGAACCTTAACCTGTCCAACTATTCTCTTGTTTCACTGAAACACCAAACCGCTTAAGCTAGAGCACCACTATTTGAAGATGATGCTAGTGCCATGACGGTGCTTAGTTCATATTGCATATTGATGCTAGTTTATTTGTTGTGATTATAGTAGCATGAATTTCGGTTTCCTTTTGTGCAAGGagtaaatgtacatgtttacattaaaaagTAAATGTATAGGGCAAAAAGGTGGCAAGATTGCAATAAAATTGTTAACATCAAAATTCATAAGAGCATTTTTGTACAGAAAATATTGCAGAGATATGTTAAACAAACATCAACTACATGCATTGTATGAGAACATGTAAGTGCATTGAATACAATCACAAGGTGAAATCCttcgccgatttcacaaagcattaaactaatgcaagacaaattgttaatattaacgtagtgatttgtgttgtgtAATCACACCTTTCTAAGCAACTCAATTGATTTTCAGTTACAatcaatcttggctctttgtgaaatcggcaccTTTTCCCATGGCGAAGGTGAATGAAATGGAAAAGCAAGATCAGTGAAGACTTTGCAAAGTGGTTATATTCTGTGACAAAACAAGATGCATTCAGTATTTGTGTTTTGTAACTCCTACGAAGGATCCCTGTTACTTGACATtttccaacaaacaaacacaattacAAAATGGACATGGAATCTCTAGTCAATCCCACACTCTGagaaaaattagtttttaaaaacctaAATATGGTGTAAAACTTCATGTAGATCCCAATtcttgtacaatgacttgcttagttgCGAGTTACCATTtccatttgaattcctcagttCATATGTACTTCAACTTTTTTTTAGCAACCTCCAGAACCCCTTGTATCATTGTCCTAGAGATATTCGTTCAAAATTGTGTGTTGGTGTTGTTCACCGTATCTTTACGTAAAAAGCTTGCCCGAATGATATCATTAGATTAAAGAATTCAAATATAAGTGGTAAatttgtgatcaagcacgtcgtaccagacattattcaaatctaacacacGAATGGCTTTTTTGCTGGAGAGTGagttaaagatactggacactattggtaattgtcaaagaccagtcttctcacttcatgtatctcaacatatgcataaaataacaaaccagtgaaaatttgagctcaattggtcattggagttgcgagataactgtgaaagaaaaaaaaacgtccttgtcacacgaagttgtgtgctttcagatgcttgatttcgagacctcaaattctaaacttgaggtcttgagatcaaattcgtggaaaattacttctttctggaaaactaatgtatgtcacttcagaggtagccatttctaacaatgttttatactaacaacctctccccattactcattaccaagtgagggtttatgctaataattattttgagtaaataccaatagtgtccactgcctttaaagcaacaaATTCAATATATTTGTCTTTACAATGAACAATTTCAGCTCTCTGGAAAAAGTAAAGCCATGGATTATCTCATTTAcgttttgggttgtttttgtaTTCAAGTTTGACAGTTTAGTTTTTATTGATTGTTAAATTATGAAATCATTTTAGGTTTTCTGAATAACATGTAAAAGTTttcctaagcacaaaaatttgttcagcatgaaatttcttccttgataataacaggattaccaaccatattttaatttgttgtatattgcttgttactggtattcagctgttgtttgctcatcttgaaaatcacgtgcaaatttgcttagtaatcctatttttatcaaggaagaaatttcatggcaagcaaatgtttctgcttagaagctctattaaatttgggccctggtaaaTTTTTCAGAAATTGCTTAAGAATATCAATGCACACAATTCACGCATTtatcaaattatattttttctcTTAGATATTCTTGCCTTCAGTTTCATTTTGGTGCTCACatgattttgttcttgttcATGTTCGTTTATATCtagattgtattttatttataggcTTTAAAGACTGTATTTTCCTCAGATGAAAGAATGAGGAAACATTGAACAAATTTAAGTACTTTTAGATGGAATATTTTGTTCAGGTTTtgatgttttgaaataaaacaaaattctgttaTATATACAAGCATTTGTAAATGTAtaatattttgatgttttatgAAATCTCAAAGCACAAGTTCACCTGAGAGTCGAAGGCAAGGTAACATTTGTAACAATTCTACTAGTtttagtttattatttgaaatgtaCAGCATTAATACAATTAGACCCATTGTTTTGCAAAGTATAAAAATGCCTACAAAGGTCAAagatgacctgggcccaatttcatggctctgcttaccgtaagcacagaatcggcgcttaaggaagcagggaattctgtgcttacggcaagcgtatttcacgggctaGCGgcaaatttgggcttctgcgcgtgcgtactcaacgttactaggaattctacgcttacaaggctagcgcagaaattcggcgcttgcacgtaagcggggaatcgtgattgtaagcgcGTAATTCgagggtaagcagagccatgaaattgggccctgctgaaTACACTTGTTCTGTGTATGGCTGCATACAACATTATGCTCCCTAAAAATCCTAACAAATTGATAACACCTTTTCAATTTGGGGTGCTTTTGTTAGCCCATGATAGATCTGTGTTGTGAACCCTTAAGGCGGAGTTACTTGTATAGATGGTCGCCGATGGTCAGGCTatggaaatcttgacgtgcGATCAAAAAAAGAGACAGATGAtaggcctcagcgatgactataaactgtgccGCGCGTCAAAATTTCCATCTGAAAATAGACTGACTATAAACCGACTATACCAAACCCCTCCTCCACTCAAAGTCTTGCATCTCCCTTTGAACTCTCACCCCCTCCCCTTAAGGAATGGTTTGATACATCAAAAGCTGtttcttgtacatgtagctattttgtacaacaagttATAAtactttcatatttttgtttataacagGACAGTTTTTGTTCAAGTCGATACAAGAAAGTGAAGACTTCGACATTGCCTTCGTTTGGAACAGAACGGCATCAGCTTTGAAGGAATCGGTTCCACAGCAATACATCCTGGAAGATCTTGCAGGATTTGCAGAAAGGTAATGAATGTAATGTACCAGTAGCAAGCAGTTTATCTGAAGTCGCTCACTAATGGcaccttcccatgaaatatgctaattaaattcacgcatgcgtacagaccctgttggttggcaaacaccatagagttgtgcactaagcagacgcgcaatcgcgtctgcgtcacgcacccattagccgtgtacaaaacagcgcgatgttccctcattttgccaaccaaaacgttagtgtacacacgctatgtgcaatttacatatttcatgggaagggtctattataATTATGTGCAGTCACTTTCAAATCCCCTTGGAAGTACTTCACCTTAAAATGTTGAAAGGCTTTGAGAAACATGTTGACAAAATAAGCACATTGGAACACTTTATAATAtgctgggcccattttcataaagctgtgaagCAGAACATGCTGATGAACATATTTCTTTGATAAGCAAATAAGGAGTATGTACTTTAAtataattttggctggtgactaCAGtagtttctgttcagcaagattggtctgtgctaagcaattttcgtgcttacagaCTGGAAAACGACCTTAAAACCGACATGATGGACACGCTTTAAAAGATTTGGCCCCGGGCGGCAGTAGATGAGTGAATATCATTATGCAAGGAAAGGTATTTTGTCAACAACTTTGGCCTTTCTTAGTTTGAGAACACAGTATGAAACAAGTTTGGAcaaatttgtacacagttcTTTGAGATTCAGAGGATGAGTGAAGCGTTGTCTTCTAAACAAGGCTTGTGTTATCCATTTGTTTGATTACACTCTTTGGTACCTGGTACCTCTGTTTtacttttcatatttttgcccTTGGGGAAAACAAAGATTATTTTTGAATTTGTGTGATTGTCTTTAAGCATTGTCATTTCTGCTTTCTTGTGTTTTACTCATTGAAAGACGCCCACCTTACTGAAACATATAGACAATTGCACACAGGCCTCACTTAACCTATGGCACCCTGTGCCAATAATTTTATTAACATTTTCTTCATATAAGTCCCCGGATCAGAGGTAACATAATGTGTCCCTCCAAGAGCGAAGCTCTAGACCTGCTATACCAAAGCCTGTAAAACATAGCTTTACATGTGTTCGACCATTTAGTGGTTGGCTGTTTTACACCattccagccgtcgatttcacaaagagttaggactcgtcttatctcgagttaggacgagtaactcgtcctaacttaggattaatattaaggtctgcatgctacagtgcagggttgggactcgtcctaagtcataagattaatcctaagttgggaagagttttgtgaaatcgatgacAGTTTCTTGTacgaatatcatgcctgatgtTCCTTTTACAGAAAGCCAGATCTCATTGTTGAAGTTGCTCATCCATTGATATCCAGCCAATATGGAGAGGCATTTCTAGCAGTAGCTGATTACATGGTAGGTTCTTATTAAATTCTTAACATAacccttggtgccccttgaggTTTTTTACGTTCCCTCATAGAGGTCCTTTATTAAAGaaacaggacactattggtaatgatcaaagaccagtcttctcacttggtgtatctcaacatatacattaaataacaaacaatattttctcacaatgttttgtactatcaacctctccccactactcgttaccaagtaaggttttatgtcaataattattttgagtaattaccaatagtgtccactgcctttaaggataacTGCCCTGGTCGCCTTTTACAAGAGAAACACATCAAGCCTGGTAATGGCCACATGTTTCAATCATATTACAGTattatagcagagtcttttccaatgcatttagccttcgagaaataTCACATGTCCcaaataaatagttttaaaacacACCGAAATTAAAATGTTCATCAAAACAGAAAATGAACCAAGGATGACTTGGAAAGGAAAGGGGGATGGAAAAGGAGAGAAGGaagggtggggtgggggtggggagaCAATACATGGGAACGAGGGAGAGGCCATAGGTGACATGGATtgggaagtacatgtatgaagcaAGTAATGATCAAACAGGTGGACATTTAATAGGTGGAAATTAACCATATTTGTTCATAAATCATATAGCTTCTTAAATGAACCTTTtgtattttcttgaaaatttttaTATTGAGAATGGTATGgttaataaaatatatatttgtttttaattccatCAACTCAGGTGGGGTCACCAACAGCATTGGCTGACCAGGAAGTAGAAGATAAGCTCAAGGAAGCTGCAAAGCATCATGGGTTATACATTCCAAGTGGTGCATTCTGGGGAGCTAATGACATTCAGAAAATGGCGGACAGGGGAACATTGCAGGTAAGTGCAACCCTGAATTACAGTGCTGTCATCTGACTGCATTACGTGCCGATCTTATtttcttcattcattcattcattttactttcatttttattaaaaaaacaactggcagcacgaagctgaataatgtggcattacaaggttcaaatatttataaaaatcaACTAAGCCTATTCACTAGGCCTCttattcatcactgcaataacctatctttctgaaagtttgtatatatactcagcgccttcagtactttgtttggtagatacgtgcgctatgtaagacttcgataatcaaaatcaaaatagtGGTtggtgtttgtaaacaaaagtgcggggtccagtggttagactgcaggacttgcaatcacaaggttgtgggttggaaTTCCCCAtcccaagctaactgctgatttcacaatggctAGAATAAGTATCGTCGTCTAGTTattaaatcacaatttcttaatttgtgCAATTCCTAATCATAGAAGTGAAATAATCCTAGATAGGCTGTTGCCGGCTTGGTgtttatccccttgtgggagtttgctaaGTTCCCTTGATTGGAAGATCATcgaaacaaacataaacaagcGAAGGTCTAAACAAATTATGACCACTGAAAGTGATAGTTTAGTTTTGATAAATTTTATAGAATTGTTGCCCATTTGTGACAATTCAAAAACCATACCCTTCTGTACAGTAGTGCattagaaaaagaagaaaaaaaaaaactctagtTACCCTGTCAGGGTTAATCTCTGTGATTTGAACATTATGCTAATActgcatggttttgtttttccttaggGTTTAACAGTTACAATGAAGAAGCATCCCAGCAGCTTTAAGTTGGGCAGTCCATTAAAAGAGAAAAACGATAACGCACTGGATGTTGGCGAGACAGTACTATATGAAGGTAAGCAGGACATGAATCACCATATCAAATTGAGTTTAATCAATTgattaattattgtatttttcctCACtgaacaaaatccaacacaatATGGTTACTCGGATTCAAACAGTTGGACTCTGATTTGGTGGTTTGCAACAACCCTGTCGGTCTTactttagtttaaaggcactggatactattatacacatattgaaggggaaataggcccctcttctggtctctcacaggcccgagggggaatagacatacTAGTTACTGAATTATGTCAGTCAGTttatgttttataacacagctcggtcttaaatgtgaaatacgAACAGAAAtatggaaaagaaaggaagttttgtagttgctgtcattgttcaagtcaagagagggcgctgttaccttAGCACTaatttcaaagactagtgcctgCTCGGGAACTAGTTTTGCAAAACACACGCGCAAAACACAcaagttcatcccacgtgactgtgtttcagccaaacagaatacagaacaagcaagaggtgttttatattggtaattactcaaaataattgt
Above is a genomic segment from Asterias rubens chromosome 5, eAstRub1.3, whole genome shotgun sequence containing:
- the LOC117290402 gene encoding putative L-aspartate dehydrogenase translates to MANNRRIGIVGFGHLGQFLFKSIQESEDFDIAFVWNRTASALKESVPQQYILEDLAGFAERKPDLIVEVAHPLISSQYGEAFLAVADYMVGSPTALADQEVEDKLKEAAKHHGLYIPSGAFWGANDIQKMADRGTLQGLTVTMKKHPSSFKLGSPLKEKNDNALDVGETVLYEGPVRGLCPLAPNNVNTMAAAAIAAHNLGFDKVKGKLVADKSLTDWHIVEVDVTGPGSVEAGNAFTVSTVRRNPAQVGKVTGSATYVSFLSSMQRARDRGPGVHLC